In Streptomyces sp. 71268, the DNA window GTGCGGGCCCTGTTCGCGCCGCTGAGCCGGCTGCTCAAGGCCGAGCTGCGGCTTGAGCGCGAACGCGCCGGCTTCCTGATCGAGACGAGACACCGATGAGCGGACCCCAGGGGCCAGGCATCCGATAGCCAGGCACTGACGACCAGGCACCGATAACCACGCACCGATGAGCACGGACCGACGACAGGCACCCGGCGAGCGGGCGGCGATGAGCAGGCAGGGAAGGGAGGTACGGCGTGAGCGTGACCGATGACCCGGCGGTGACCGTGTGCTTCGTCGTCACCATCGACGGCATCGAGCTGGGCTCCTTCAACACGTGTGAGGGCCTGGGGTGCGAGGTGGTGCTCGAACAGCGCGAGGAGGGTGGCAACAACGGCCACCTGTGGCAGCTCCCCACCCGGCTCAAGTACTCCAACGTCAAGCTGTCGCGGCCACTGACCCGGGAGACGGAGAAGGTGGCCAGGTGGTTCGCGAGCATGACGGGCGGGTTCAAGCGCAAGACGGCCCACATCGAGGCCCGTACCGGCGACGGGACGAAGGTGGCCCAGTGGGGCCTGCTTGAGGTGGTGCCGGTGCGCTGGACGGGGCCCTCGTTCAACCCCGAGTCGCCCAAGGTGGCCATCGAGACCATCGAGATCGCCCACCACGGCTACGTCATGGAGGGCTGAGTGGTGTCCGGGGCGGTCGGCGGGCCGCACTGGGTCGGCGGGCGCGGGCGGAGGGGGCGGAGGGGTACGACATGAGCGGCTCCGTGGCGTTCAGCGCGGCGGGCACCGGGGGTGGGCCCGGGGGCGGCGGGGCGCGGCCCAAGCTGGAACACGCGTACCTGGAGATGCGCACCCCGCCGCCGGGTGGCAGCCTGACCCCGGGTGGGCCGGCCGGGCGCATCGACTTCCAGTTCAACCCGAAGGAGCTGACCCTCACCAAGGCGGCGGCCTGGAAGCGCAGCCCGGCCAAGGGCGCGAAGAGCGCGGGTCCGCCCGAGTACCAGGGGCCCAAGCCCAGCAAGCTGACCGTGGAGATGTTCTTCGACGCCAGCGACACCCAGGACACCAGCGTGGTGACCTCGGTGGAGAAGCTGCTCGCCTGCTGCGTGCCGACCAGCGAGACCCGGCAGCAACAGCGCTCGTCGCCGCCGTGGGTGGTCTTCCACTGGGGCGGCCTCACCGGCTTCCCCGGCTACCTCAGCCAGGTCCAGGTGAAGTACACCCTGTTCACCACCTCCGGGGTGCCGATCCGGGCCGTGTGCCAGGTGACGATGGAGGAGATCAGCGGCGAGACGCCGGGCCAGAACCCGACGTCCGGCGCGCTGCACGCGCGCCGCGTGCACCAGGTGCGCACCGGCGACACCCTGCCGGACCTGGCCTGGCGCGAGTACGGAGACCCGACGGCCTGGCGGGTGATCGCCGAGGCGAACGGCATCGACGACCCGATGCGGCTGGCCAACGGCCGGGAGCTGCTGCTGCCCGCGCCGGACGAGCTGACCCGGCTGCGCGCGGCCAGCGCCGCGGCCCCGGCGCTGCCCGGCCGCGGGTCGACGGCCCAGGATCTGGCCGCCCGTGGCCAACAGGGTCGACTCGCGCCCTCCGCCCGCGCCCGGGAGCTGGAGCGCGGGCCGGCCCCGGTGGCCGCGCCGAGCCCGCTGCCCAGTGCCCCGTCGGCACAGGGGCGCCGATGGTGAGCCAGAGCGTCGCGAAGACGCTGGTGGTGGAGGTGGCGGGCCGGCCGCTGCCCGCG includes these proteins:
- a CDS encoding phage tail protein; its protein translation is MSVTDDPAVTVCFVVTIDGIELGSFNTCEGLGCEVVLEQREEGGNNGHLWQLPTRLKYSNVKLSRPLTRETEKVARWFASMTGGFKRKTAHIEARTGDGTKVAQWGLLEVVPVRWTGPSFNPESPKVAIETIEIAHHGYVMEG
- a CDS encoding LysM peptidoglycan-binding domain-containing protein, coding for MSGSVAFSAAGTGGGPGGGGARPKLEHAYLEMRTPPPGGSLTPGGPAGRIDFQFNPKELTLTKAAAWKRSPAKGAKSAGPPEYQGPKPSKLTVEMFFDASDTQDTSVVTSVEKLLACCVPTSETRQQQRSSPPWVVFHWGGLTGFPGYLSQVQVKYTLFTTSGVPIRAVCQVTMEEISGETPGQNPTSGALHARRVHQVRTGDTLPDLAWREYGDPTAWRVIAEANGIDDPMRLANGRELLLPAPDELTRLRAASAAAPALPGRGSTAQDLAARGQQGRLAPSARARELERGPAPVAAPSPLPSAPSAQGRRW